CCCTCTTCATTAGCATAAAGAGCCACGCCCCCCATCGCGGGAAGAAGGCGGGAAGTCTCGCGCGGCGGGAGCGCGGGAAAGGGCGGGATTTGGGGGGGAAGGAGCGGGAGTTTGGGGcgggggcagcagggagctggggtgttTGGGGACATGGAATGAGGGTCTGGCGGCAGGGAACAGcgtttggggtgctggggaggtcTGGGGCAGGGCTTTAGGGTGCTGCAGGTGCCTAGAGCTGGTCCTTGGGGTCCTCTGGGGGACATGGAACAGGGCTTTGGGGCATGGAGCAGGGGTTTGAGGTGCTagggggagctggagcagggttTTTCGGGGTTTGGTGGGGCATGGAACAAGACTGGGGTGCTGGAGAGCCTGGAGCATGGCTGAGTGCTGTGGGAGCATGCAGGCAagttttggggtgcagggggtgccTAGAGCAGGTCCTTGGGGTGCTATGGGGAACAGGAACAGGGCTGGGAAGGATGGAGCCACGTTTTGGGGTGCTGCAGGGCCTGGGATTAAgctctgggggtgctgggatgTCCTGACAGGTGaagggaggctggagccaggctgcagacccagcagcagaggcacaGGACTCACAATTTTCTCCAGGGGACACAGGATGGGTTTAAATCCGTGTTCTGCTCCCTCAAGCCCTCTCCTGGACCCCCTacagctctgctctttcccCCCAGCCCAGTGCCTCTCTCTGGGAGCTGAAGGGAATGTGtgtcccctccttccccagggacaCAAACACCACCCCATAACCtcccttcccacagctgctccCAAAGCAGCTTCACCACCAGTTCTGCCCCAGCTCCCCGTGGCCACAACAACCACAACCAGCTCGTTCCATCTCCCTGGGAAATGAAGcactgtgttaaaaaaaaaaaaaaaaatctggcttttATTTAGATAATTGTTCCAGAAAATGCACCCCAGGTATGCAGTAGAAAAGGGCAGCAGAATAAAAAGGAGCAAGGAGGCAGCTGTGCTACTGGAGAGCCTGGGAAGGCACTGCCAGCTCCATCCATTCCCTACTGCAGCCCCTTTctaaagagaaaggaaaggcaTAAGAACTAAGAATTGAAAGTATAAAAGATGGAGCCTACAGAATACTAGGAATGCAGACAACTTGTTTCAATCCATCCTTCTTGAAGGAGCCACTTTAAATCCCACAGGCCTGAGGCAGGGGTGTCctgtcctgccagccctggagccCACTGCACCAGGGATGTCATCAGTCCAtgccagctggaaaaaaaaaccccaaacaactcaCCAAGATCCACCACTCTGTTCTGCCACCCTGGACTTGAggatctcaaaggtcttttaTAACCaaaccaattctatgatttaaatTTGCTGCAGTCACAGCCTGGTGGGTTTTCAAACAATTCCTCTTGGTCTCACAGGGCTTTAAAGACACAGACCAAGCACTTTTGGTACTTAGTTTGTATCATTAagtgctgtgggtttttttatttaggttGATCTGGGGGAGAAAGTCAGCTGAGTGGTGGAAAGACACAGAATCACTCTCACTGTCACAGCAGGAAGAGAAGGCACAGCCTGGATGCAGGAAAACGAAGCAAAAAAGCAACTCTTGTATAAAAAGCTTCAGTGTCCAGCTTCCTGACATCATCATGTGGATTCTGAACCCCAAAGGGTTAATGATCTGTTTGATTCACCCTCTGACTTAGCTTAAGGAGGTCATTCCACAGCCTTTCAAGTTCTCCTGGAGAGCAGTACTGAgcatccatttcttttttcccctctattcCAGAACCAACCCAGCAGAAAAAGCCCAGTCCCATTCCTGTCTGTCCAGGACCTGAGGGGTGCCAGGCCCCCTGGGCACAGGGAGGAGTGGTCCTTCCAGGAGAAAAGCTTTAGCAGAAGTCCTTTATGTACAAATTACAGCCAAAAAGTGATGGGCCACAGAGGATCAGCACAAAACCTTACTGGAAACAAGAGGGGGACAGCAAGGTGGATTTACAGCATGTATATCCCTCTGAAAAAAGTCTCATCAGCAGGCTCAGTtgtccacctcctcctcctcattttgctcttcttcctccatcctttcatcatcatcatcattctCTTCTTCTCGGCTCTTATCTTGCTCCTCTGAGTCTGCCTTCTTGTCTTTATCTTtccttgcttctttctttcctttctgttcccGTCtgtaaactgaaaaagaaaaagggaacacTGAGAACCTGCAGCCCAGTGATTCCATGAGATGAGCAGAACAGGAGCTGCAGTCCAACACCCACTTGCTCTCCAGGCACTCATAGCATCAGCTCACCCtatgagctgagctgagctgatcAGCTCCAGAGGAAACCAGGTtaaatttcagcagaaaaaaaaaatgctgaaaaggaTGCAGGAGTCCCCATGTACAGGCAGCACCCAAGACTTTCCTTGGATAAACATAACAGGGGAAATGAGACTGTGTCAATCAGGGATGTTATCTCAGTCCTGGTAAGGGCACCTTATCAGCTCCCCAGGCAAACTGGATGCTGggcaaagagaagagaaacaaagcaggCCAAGTGTGGCCTGTCCAGTGCTCCAGGAAAAGAGGACCTGGTGCTGCTTGGACTGCCTCGACACAACCCCAGGACAGTACCTTCCAGGGATTCTTTCAGAGGGGCTATGAATCTCTGGAACTCCATTTCCTCCATGGCAGAGAGAACATCACCAGCATTCAAcgttttcctcttccccttcatGGCAAAGTTATTGGCACTGGTcaaaaatgagaaggaagacAGACTTAACTGGTACTGTCAAGAATACAGGCTGGATTATTAAATTCAgaagcaacttaaaaaaaaaaaaagccatctccTAAACAGCTGGGGGGAGCTTAATCCCTTACTAGCAGTATTTTAAGATACCTTCTTGCTTGCATTGGCTGCTGTGCTTTCATCTACCTGCACTGCTTTCCCATGTGAGTTTTCATGGGACCTTTTCTACAGCCAGTGGGGAGGAGAAAACTCTGAACCTTGGCTGTGAGGTGACAATTCCACGAAGCTGGGTACTTTCCACCAGGGAGCTGACTCCTTCACAACATGTTCTGAGCCACCCCAAAGAACTTACTGTGTCTTCTGTGACCAGCCCTGAGTCTGACAGGTTGGCTTATGCTTGCCCTAATGCTTCCACTCACTGAGTagctgggagagggaggaaaaagactTCTGCCTGTGCCAGAAAAAGCCCTGCAGCCATACCTGATGGCCAACAGCAGCCTGGAGGGGTGGGACATCTCTGTGTACAGAGCCAGGCTGCCTTCCCATGGGCTGCTAAGGACTATCCAAACCCTACCCCTGCAGTCTGGGCCACACtaaggattattttatttatgtaaataGACAATGCTGaaacaaacaggaggaaaaaatctcCAGGGCACCAGGCACAGAGGGGATATAAATCAGCTGCTCATCTGATGAGACAAATTCTTACCATGATGTTGCATAAAGCACAAAGACACTTGCTGCTCGTGATATTGCACTCCGAGCCTCTTTGGAAATATTGACTCCATCGGGGAGCTAAAAAACAAGTTCAGCTTttatcagcagctgctggaaaggaCTGGAAGTGGCACAATCCACCTGCCAGAGCCATTAAGGCATTGAGGGACTCAATGCTGACCTCGGGTGCTACAGCAGAACCGATGGCAGGTGACAGGGGGGCTGTGCCCACAGCACCCTGCacagctctggggacacaggTGGCTCCGGCCACCACCTCGGGGCAATTCACCCGTGACCACCCAACTCCTGACCGGCACCCATCACCCATCATCACCCATCATCACCCATCACCCATCATCACCCATCATCACCCATCACCCATCATCCCCCATCATCACCCATCATCCCCCATCACCTCGGGACCTGCCCGCCCACCTCCCACAGCTCACACCCAAACGTGCAGTTCAGTGAACGGCCTGGAATGAATCCACAGACGAGTGGGatggctcctgctctgctctggctctgGGGTTGTGCCCGTCCCGCAGCTCTCCCGCAGCTCTCCCTCAGCCCGTCCCCGCGGGGCTCCGCAGCCCCGACCCTCACCGGGGGGATGAAGGCCCCAGGCCCCTGCGGCacccgccccgccgccccttCCCCGGCCGGATCCGGTGGGCCCGGTTCTGGTCAGAAGGCAGAACGGCACCCTCCGACCCGCCGGTACCCCCAGCCCCGCCGGTCCCGGCACCCACCGCCTCCTTAATGATGCGGGTGATGACAGCGTTGGGCAGGTTCAGGTCCTCCGGTCTCTCCGCCATCCTGGGCCTCCTGCAAGGGAAACGAGGAGGGGGGAGTCACCCGCCGGGACCGCGATAGAGCCCGGGAGGAGCTTGGGGGAAGCCGGGGGGATCCTGGGGAACCCGTTCCCCCCGCACCTCTCCCGCCGCGGCCGCCCTCAGCCCGCGCTCCGCCGCGGCCCCTCCCGGCGTGCAGCGCGGCCCTTCCCGCCCGCCCCCGCGCTGCCGGCTGCGGGGATGGAGCGGAGGGGAGggaatggagggatgggaggggatgggagggaatgggagggatgggaggggatgggaggggatgggagggaatgggagggatgggaggggatgggagggatgggagggaatagaaggggatggtggggatgggatgggatgggatgggatgggatgggatgggatgggatggaggggaggggagggaagggaagggaagggaaggggatggagagatgggaggagatgggacgagaggggagggaatggagggatgggaggaggtgggatgggagggaatggaggggagggaagggaagggaaggggaagggaagggaagggaagggaagggaagggaagggaagggaagggaagggaagggaagggaagggaagggagggatgggaggggatggggaaggaggggatgggagggaatagaaGGGGATGGTGGGGACAGGTGGGGACAGGTAGGGACGGGAGGGgatgggtggggatgggaggggatgggagaggacagaagggatgggaggggatggaagggatgTCATTGACAAACCTGTTTTTCCATAGGAAGTGTGCATTTCCCAGTACCAAGGGCAATATTGTAATGGGGGCAGTTTACAGACACTGGTGAGACAGGTTTATGGGTGAAGGTTGTTGCTGGTACCTGCTGGGGATAGGGCACAGCAGTTTGGGTGCAGAGAGGCCAGAC
The nucleotide sequence above comes from Heliangelus exortis chromosome 22, bHelExo1.hap1, whole genome shotgun sequence. Encoded proteins:
- the POLE3 gene encoding DNA polymerase epsilon subunit 3, with the translated sequence MAERPEDLNLPNAVITRIIKEALPDGVNISKEARSAISRAASVFVLYATSCANNFAMKGKRKTLNAGDVLSAMEEMEFQRFIAPLKESLEVYRREQKGKKEARKDKDKKADSEEQDKSREEENDDDDERMEEEEQNEEEEVDN